The following are encoded together in the Verrucomicrobiota bacterium genome:
- a CDS encoding fumarate hydratase produces MNALRDSLIELIRRTSAEIPDDVNRALIAALENEKKGTIAESALKIIDRNIALAKQKSQPICQDTGSIIFYIECPAGLDQIAFEDAARLAVKAATKKGFLRQNSVDSLTGVNDGTNVGPGSPVVHFHQHRGAELNVRLILKGGGCENVGAQYSLPIEKMKANRDLDGCRKVILDAVLQAQGKGCGPGILGVCIGGDRATGYELSKQQFLRVLDDRNPVPELDTLEQDVTRTANELGIGPMGFGGKTTLLGVKICAANRLPASFFVSVSYMCWAYRRQGVALDGSGAIQSWLY; encoded by the coding sequence GTGAACGCCCTCAGAGACTCGCTCATCGAACTCATCCGCCGCACGTCCGCCGAGATTCCAGACGACGTCAACCGCGCGCTCATCGCCGCGCTCGAGAACGAAAAGAAGGGCACCATCGCCGAGTCCGCGCTCAAGATCATCGACCGCAACATCGCGCTCGCCAAACAGAAGTCGCAGCCCATCTGCCAGGACACCGGCAGCATCATCTTCTACATCGAGTGCCCGGCCGGGCTGGACCAGATTGCGTTCGAGGACGCCGCCCGCCTCGCCGTGAAAGCCGCGACCAAGAAGGGCTTCCTCCGTCAAAACTCCGTGGACTCCCTCACCGGCGTGAACGACGGCACCAACGTCGGCCCCGGCTCCCCCGTCGTGCACTTCCACCAGCATCGCGGCGCGGAACTCAACGTGCGGCTCATCCTCAAGGGCGGCGGCTGCGAAAACGTCGGGGCGCAATACTCCCTGCCCATCGAGAAGATGAAGGCCAACCGCGACCTCGACGGCTGCCGCAAAGTCATCCTCGACGCCGTGTTGCAGGCGCAGGGCAAAGGCTGCGGACCGGGCATCCTCGGCGTGTGCATCGGCGGCGACCGCGCCACGGGCTACGAGTTGAGCAAGCAACAATTCCTCCGCGTGCTCGACGACCGCAACCCCGTGCCCGAACTCGACACGCTCGAACAGGACGTGACGAGAACCGCCAACGAACTCGGCATCGGACCGATGGGCTTCGGCGGCAAGACCACCTTGCTTGGCGTGAAAATCTGCGCGGCCAACCGCCTGCCCGCGTCATTCTTCGTCAGCGTCAGCTACATGTGCTGGGCGTATCGCAGACAGGGAGTGGCACTGGATGGCTCGGGCGCGATCCAGTCGTGGCTTTACTGA